The window CTCTTATAAGCTTTTTAAACGCTTTTTTGGAAGATTCTTACGGTAAAATCAATAAGGCAGAAATCATAAACACCGAGCTTATTCGCGATAGGCCTTCGGGAGAAACTTACCGCCTGGATTTTCTGATTAGAACCGACAACGGCCTTATCGTAGACCTTGAGATGCAGCAGTTTTGGAAAACAAATTATCATCGCAGAAGTCAACTATACCTTATGCGTCTAGCTTCCCGCTTTTTAAAGACGGAGCCCAAAGAAGACGACTTTTTGTACGCCATAAGTCTTTCCGTTTTCGGCTGCGATGTTCCTAAAAGCGCAGAGCTTGTAAAGATGTCTGAGAGCTCAATAATTCAATATCTTTATGTTGAATTAAACGAGCTAATAGTTTATACTATGAAAAAGAGATTGGAAGAGTATAGCTTAAAAGACTTTTGGATAAGATTTTTAGCCAACTATGAAGAAGACAAAAAAAGCGGAATGTTGGAAGAATTGTGTAGACTAGAGGAGGGTATAAAAATGGCAGAAGCAACACTCTTTAGGGTAACTGATGAAGAGAGGCGAATGGCAATAGAACTCTCTGATGAAAAATACCGGATGTATGTGGAAGATGAACGCAGTGCAGCCAGGAGAGAGGGCTTGGCCGAAGGGCGGGAAAAAGGAAGAAGTATAGGATTAGCAGAAGGGTTGGCTGAAGGCCGAGCTGAAGGCTCACATCAAAAAGCACTTGAAACGGCAAAAATCATGAAAAACATGAATTATCCGCTTGAAGATATTTATACAATCACAGGGCTTTCTAAAGAAGAAGTCGGAAAATTATAGGTCATAACTTTTGTGTCGGCTTTTAACTGTTACTCATTGAAAAAAAACGGTAATAGGTGTAAACTCTAAGCGGTTAAAACTTATGGAGGTTTCTTTATGAAAAATATAAAGATTGATTTTGACGTTTTGGAAATGATGATTTTCTTTTGGGAAAGCGTAGCCTCAAAGGATAAGATGGGAGACGATTACTTTATGAGTATTGCCGAAAAGCCTCAGATGGAAGTCGTTTACAGTGACGACTTTTCGAAAGATTCCGTCCGCAGGGTTATGTCTGCAATTTCCAATAGGGAAAAACTGAATAACCGCACCTTGAGCGAAAGCCGTTTTTGGAATAACAATATGTGGATTTTGGAAGACTTGCAGACCATGCACAATATGATGGCTCCGATTAAAACCTTAAACCTTGCAGAACTTACGGAAAAGTACAAGACTTCGACGAAATTCGATGAGATCGAGCTCATCTTTATTCCTGCCCATGCAGAAGAATTTTATATTAAAGGAAATAAAATTTATATTAACTTTTTTAAACTTATTCCGAATTATGAAGACCCAAAAGATATTAAGATTGCTGGTCTCCCCTTAAAAGAATATGTAATTAAAAAGATCGAGGGTTTGTTGCACTAAGACTATGGCAAAAAAGGGTTGCGGCTTGAGCGACATTTAAGCTTTCCACATTGCCGCTTCCCTTTATTTTTATAAGGTGGACACAAAGCTTTTTTGCTTCTTCGCTGATTCCCCTCTCTTCATTTCCTAAGACAATCACGCAAGCTTCATCTTTTTCAATCAATCTTCCAAGGTCGGCTATTTCGTGGTGAGCTCTTAAGTCCGTGCCTATACAGGTAAGCCGTCCTCGGCACTGGCGCAAAAACCAAGCCGTCGATGAAACCTTAAAGATTTTTACAAATTCCATTCCGCCCTGCGCTACCCTATAAGCCGAGGTGGTAATCGAGGCCTGTTTATCTTCCTTTGTTAAAACTATATTTTCTATACCGAAAAAAGCGGCACTTCTTATTATTGCTCCCAAGTTGTTTGCATTTCCTATTTCATCGAGCATTAAAACGTGTTCCTTATTTTGAGCCCAAAGGTTTATTTCTTCATGCTCTAAAACAGGAATTTCAGGCTCAAAGATCATCGCTGTTACACCCTGATGATGCACCGATTCCGAGAGCTTTTCCAATTCATCATCGGAAACTATTCTATATAACCTTTTATTGGAAGCCAAATACTTACAAACCTCGCCGAACTGTTTTGCTCTTTTTTCCGAAAAAAACAGGCGGG of the Treponema denticola ATCC 35405 genome contains:
- a CDS encoding PD-(D/E)XK nuclease family transposase: MSNEQTILNPKTDWVFKLMFSKGEEGNKALISFLNAFLEDSYGKINKAEIINTELIRDRPSGETYRLDFLIRTDNGLIVDLEMQQFWKTNYHRRSQLYLMRLASRFLKTEPKEDDFLYAISLSVFGCDVPKSAELVKMSESSIIQYLYVELNELIVYTMKKRLEEYSLKDFWIRFLANYEEDKKSGMLEELCRLEEGIKMAEATLFRVTDEERRMAIELSDEKYRMYVEDERSAARREGLAEGREKGRSIGLAEGLAEGRAEGSHQKALETAKIMKNMNYPLEDIYTITGLSKEEVGKL
- a CDS encoding TrmH family RNA methyltransferase encodes the protein MGKKFEKELPVCGFESCLALAKHHPEKISRLFFSEKRAKQFGEVCKYLASNKRLYRIVSDDELEKLSESVHHQGVTAMIFEPEIPVLEHEEINLWAQNKEHVLMLDEIGNANNLGAIIRSAAFFGIENIVLTKEDKQASITTSAYRVAQGGMEFVKIFKVSSTAWFLRQCRGRLTCIGTDLRAHHEIADLGRLIEKDEACVIVLGNEERGISEEAKKLCVHLIKIKGSGNVESLNVAQAATLFCHSLSATNPRSF
- a CDS encoding TDE2712 family protein, which produces MKNIKIDFDVLEMMIFFWESVASKDKMGDDYFMSIAEKPQMEVVYSDDFSKDSVRRVMSAISNREKLNNRTLSESRFWNNNMWILEDLQTMHNMMAPIKTLNLAELTEKYKTSTKFDEIELIFIPAHAEEFYIKGNKIYINFFKLIPNYEDPKDIKIAGLPLKEYVIKKIEGLLH